A section of the Brevundimonas sp. AJA228-03 genome encodes:
- a CDS encoding DUF983 domain-containing protein: protein MSAPATPEYPRLSTLSTGLRCRCPRCGKGPLLQGYLTIRPACPACGLDYGFAEPADGPAFFAMSAIGVLGMVAFMSFEFTVHPPIWVHFAFTFPLIAAACLLVLRPFKGWLVSEQYVHKAAPPEWESVGGHGEGSKWK from the coding sequence ATGTCAGCCCCCGCCACCCCCGAATATCCAAGACTGTCCACCCTCTCGACCGGCCTGCGCTGCCGCTGTCCACGCTGTGGCAAGGGGCCGCTGCTGCAGGGATACCTGACCATCCGCCCCGCCTGCCCGGCCTGTGGTCTGGACTACGGTTTCGCGGAGCCGGCCGACGGCCCGGCCTTCTTCGCCATGTCTGCGATCGGCGTCCTCGGCATGGTGGCGTTCATGAGCTTCGAGTTCACCGTCCACCCGCCGATCTGGGTGCATTTCGCCTTCACCTTCCCCCTGATCGCGGCGGCCTGTCTTCTGGTGCTTAGGCCGTTCAAGGGCTGGCTGGTGTCGGAGCAGTACGTCCACAAGGCCGCGCCGCCCGAATGGGAAAGCGTCGGTGGCCACGGCGAGGGGTCGAAGTGGAAATGA
- a CDS encoding lipopolysaccharide assembly protein LapB: MAGARRRTAIGRTTVALGAAGTIAFAPIAGALPVIAQEASAALDPVTIRIGANQGFTRVEFAGIVGSRARVRREGQSVIVRIGSTAAPDVSRLKVDPPPGVEKVETRSALDATELVVTLAEGAEARSGSADGAVWLNLYPAGSTAAAVTQVSPVPAGGAVPVTATRTDQQVTLKFDWAAPVGAAIFRRGTAVWIVFDTAARMDLRKATDLGTGREVRWAVGPDYTAMRISVPEGQAVTAAGAGVGWSVTIGGAPGAATGVDVSRDDATDASIVARMAGATKSIWLTDPMVGDRFAAVTALAPGKGVGDRRSSIDVTLLPTAQGLAVETPTDDLTIGVEGDLVTLTRPGGLLLSPPSNVLDPAAPAEDPGPVKAPFPSLILADWGDAGPEGFAVRYRKLQDAAARETIASTDNPRTPIEARMALTRFLVGNGLGFEAIGVVNALIARTPAMQGEPEVRGLRGAARASIGRVEEAIIDFSAGSLAGDPATRVWQGYLASEQGDWAAARTAFAAGAPVIDQFPPVWRARFGAAHAMAALETGDLAAARALLDYSFSQNAPAADQLTARLVQARLFELDGQTDRALAVYRAIGRAPLDGIATPAKLGVIKIELAKGTMTPVDAAAQLEQLKWRWRGDSTELAVIRTLGDLYLSQGHYREALDTLRGAGKRLGNLPGAVELQSDLQNAFRAMFLDGAADGLQPIQALALFYDFRDLTPVGADGDEMVRRLARRLIDVDLLDQAAELLKHQVDERLEGVAKAQVATNLATVYLMDRQAEKALQAIWASRTTLLPTALNAERRALEARALMDLGRYDHALETLADDQSPAARDVRAEIFWKQENWAGAAALYEARLGERFRDTATALTADEESRVIRAGVGYSLARDAASLARLSRNYGPFEAGSRSGPALRIALDGLDGMEGVASAQDFAGLTAAADTFTGWVTQMKAQLKERAGGKNSPPRA; the protein is encoded by the coding sequence ATGGCCGGAGCCCGCAGGAGAACCGCGATCGGACGAACCACGGTGGCGCTGGGCGCGGCCGGGACGATCGCGTTCGCCCCGATCGCGGGCGCTCTGCCTGTGATCGCTCAGGAGGCCAGCGCGGCGCTGGACCCCGTCACGATCCGCATCGGGGCCAATCAAGGTTTCACCCGGGTAGAGTTCGCCGGGATCGTCGGCTCGCGCGCCCGGGTGCGCCGCGAGGGACAGAGCGTCATCGTCCGCATCGGCTCCACCGCCGCCCCGGATGTCAGCCGTCTGAAAGTCGACCCCCCACCCGGGGTCGAGAAGGTCGAGACCCGCTCTGCCCTCGACGCCACCGAGCTCGTCGTCACCCTGGCCGAGGGGGCGGAGGCACGGTCCGGCTCGGCCGACGGGGCGGTCTGGCTGAATCTGTATCCGGCCGGTTCGACGGCCGCCGCCGTGACCCAGGTCAGTCCTGTTCCCGCCGGTGGTGCGGTCCCCGTGACGGCGACCAGGACCGACCAGCAGGTCACGCTGAAGTTCGACTGGGCGGCCCCCGTTGGCGCTGCGATCTTCCGGAGGGGTACGGCGGTCTGGATCGTGTTCGACACAGCCGCGCGTATGGACCTGCGCAAGGCCACCGATCTGGGCACCGGCCGCGAGGTGCGCTGGGCGGTCGGGCCGGACTATACTGCCATGCGGATCTCGGTCCCCGAGGGCCAGGCCGTCACGGCGGCAGGTGCAGGGGTCGGCTGGAGCGTCACCATCGGCGGCGCGCCGGGTGCCGCGACCGGCGTGGACGTGAGCCGCGATGACGCCACCGACGCCTCGATCGTCGCCCGCATGGCCGGGGCGACCAAGTCCATCTGGCTGACCGATCCGATGGTCGGCGACCGGTTCGCGGCCGTCACGGCCCTGGCTCCAGGCAAGGGCGTCGGCGACCGCCGGTCCAGCATCGACGTCACCCTGTTGCCCACAGCCCAGGGGCTCGCGGTCGAGACGCCCACCGACGACCTGACGATCGGTGTCGAGGGCGATCTGGTCACCCTGACCCGGCCCGGCGGCCTGTTGCTGTCGCCGCCGTCCAACGTGCTGGACCCCGCAGCGCCCGCCGAGGACCCCGGACCCGTCAAGGCACCGTTCCCGTCTCTGATTCTGGCCGACTGGGGCGATGCAGGGCCAGAAGGCTTCGCTGTCCGTTATCGCAAGCTGCAGGATGCGGCGGCTCGGGAAACCATAGCCTCCACCGACAATCCGCGCACGCCCATTGAGGCGCGGATGGCCCTGACGCGGTTCCTGGTCGGGAACGGTCTGGGCTTCGAGGCCATCGGCGTGGTCAATGCCCTGATCGCCCGGACCCCGGCGATGCAAGGCGAGCCCGAGGTGCGCGGTCTGCGCGGTGCGGCCCGCGCTTCCATCGGTCGTGTGGAAGAGGCGATCATCGATTTTTCCGCCGGATCCCTGGCTGGCGATCCCGCGACCCGGGTCTGGCAGGGGTATCTGGCCTCCGAACAGGGCGACTGGGCAGCCGCGCGCACGGCCTTCGCAGCCGGGGCTCCGGTGATCGATCAGTTCCCGCCCGTGTGGCGTGCCCGGTTCGGTGCCGCCCATGCGATGGCCGCGCTCGAGACCGGCGACCTAGCCGCCGCACGTGCGCTTCTGGATTACAGTTTCTCCCAGAACGCCCCCGCTGCCGACCAGCTGACGGCCAGGTTGGTCCAGGCGCGGCTGTTCGAACTGGACGGTCAGACCGACCGCGCGCTGGCCGTGTATCGCGCCATCGGCCGCGCGCCGCTGGACGGCATCGCTACCCCGGCCAAGCTGGGTGTCATCAAGATCGAACTGGCCAAGGGCACGATGACGCCGGTCGATGCGGCGGCCCAGCTGGAACAGCTGAAGTGGCGCTGGCGCGGCGACTCAACCGAACTGGCGGTCATCCGCACCCTGGGTGACCTCTACCTGTCCCAGGGACATTACCGCGAAGCGCTGGACACACTGCGCGGCGCGGGCAAGCGGCTGGGCAACCTGCCGGGTGCGGTTGAGCTGCAGTCCGACTTGCAGAACGCCTTCCGGGCCATGTTCCTCGACGGGGCCGCCGACGGCCTTCAACCGATTCAGGCCCTGGCGCTCTTTTACGACTTCCGCGACCTGACGCCGGTCGGTGCCGACGGCGACGAAATGGTTCGGCGTCTGGCGCGACGCCTGATCGATGTCGACCTTCTGGACCAGGCGGCCGAGCTTCTGAAGCACCAGGTCGACGAACGGCTGGAGGGCGTGGCCAAGGCCCAGGTGGCCACAAACCTGGCCACCGTCTATTTGATGGACCGCCAGGCCGAGAAGGCGCTGCAGGCCATCTGGGCCTCGCGCACAACGCTTTTGCCGACGGCCCTCAACGCCGAGCGGCGGGCGCTGGAGGCGCGCGCCCTGATGGATCTGGGACGCTATGATCACGCGCTGGAGACCCTGGCCGACGACCAGAGCCCGGCGGCCAGGGATGTTCGCGCCGAGATTTTCTGGAAGCAGGAAAACTGGGCAGGGGCCGCCGCCCTGTACGAGGCCCGCCTCGGCGAACGGTTCAGGGACACAGCCACAGCCCTGACCGCCGATGAGGAAAGCCGGGTGATCCGGGCGGGCGTCGGCTATTCCCTGGCGCGTGACGCGGCCTCTCTGGCCCGGCTGTCGCGCAACTATGGGCCGTTCGAGGCCGGGTCACGATCGGGGCCGGCGCTGCGTATCGCGCTGGATGGACTGGATGGAATGGAGGGCGTGGCGAGCGCCCAGGATTTCGCCGGATTGACCGCTGCGGCCGACACCTTCACCGGCTGGGTCACCCAGATGAAGGCACAGCTCAAGGAAAGAGCCGGCGGGAAAAATTCTCCCCCCAGGGCCTGA
- a CDS encoding HU family DNA-binding protein, giving the protein MTTQAELIAAVAKDAGVSQADAGRVLEAIVKNIHSSLIGGGDVRISNLGVFDTAARAAREGRNPATGATIKIAASKAVRFRVSKPLKDAVNK; this is encoded by the coding sequence ATGACCACCCAAGCTGAACTCATCGCCGCCGTCGCCAAGGACGCTGGTGTCTCGCAGGCCGACGCCGGCCGCGTTCTGGAAGCCATCGTCAAGAACATCCATTCGTCGCTGATCGGCGGCGGCGACGTTCGCATCTCCAACCTGGGTGTGTTCGACACCGCGGCCCGCGCTGCCCGCGAAGGCCGCAACCCGGCCACCGGCGCGACCATCAAGATCGCCGCCTCCAAGGCCGTCCGTTTCCGCGTGTCGAAGCCGCTGAAGGATGCGGTCAACAAGTAA
- the fliP gene encoding flagellar type III secretion system pore protein FliP (The bacterial flagellar biogenesis protein FliP forms a type III secretion system (T3SS)-type pore required for flagellar assembly.): MKLKDIFTVPTRAELKNALKLSLLTTLICLAWPIAAFAQDAAAAAQSGAAINLDLGTGAGLTERVVQLIGLMTVLSLAPSIVIMTTSFVRIIIVLSLLRTALGMQQSPPNSVLVALALFLSAIVMAPTWQDAYDSGIRPLMDQQMELPQAFDLASEPVKTFMLAQVDQGDLALFTRLSRIEVPTQAADLPLRVVTPAFMISELKKAFQIGFLLFVPFLVIDLVVASVLMSMGMMMLPPVVISLPFKLIFFVLVDGWRLVAGSLVESFRQASGAG; encoded by the coding sequence GTGAAACTCAAGGACATCTTCACCGTTCCTACCCGCGCCGAGCTGAAGAACGCGCTCAAGCTTTCCCTGCTGACCACCCTGATCTGCCTGGCCTGGCCCATCGCCGCCTTCGCCCAGGATGCGGCAGCGGCGGCGCAGTCCGGCGCGGCGATCAACCTGGACCTCGGCACCGGTGCCGGCCTGACCGAACGGGTCGTTCAGCTGATCGGGCTGATGACCGTCCTGTCGCTGGCCCCGTCGATCGTCATCATGACCACCAGCTTCGTGCGAATCATCATCGTGCTTTCGTTGCTACGGACCGCTCTGGGCATGCAGCAGTCGCCGCCGAACTCGGTTCTGGTGGCCCTGGCCCTGTTCCTGAGCGCCATTGTCATGGCCCCGACCTGGCAGGACGCCTATGATTCGGGCATCCGGCCGCTGATGGATCAGCAGATGGAACTGCCCCAGGCGTTCGATCTGGCGTCGGAACCAGTGAAGACTTTCATGCTGGCCCAGGTGGACCAGGGAGACCTGGCGCTGTTCACCCGATTGAGCCGGATCGAGGTTCCCACCCAGGCCGCCGACCTGCCCCTGCGCGTGGTCACCCCCGCCTTCATGATCTCGGAGCTGAAGAAGGCCTTCCAAATCGGATTTCTCCTTTTCGTTCCGTTCCTTGTGATCGATCTGGTGGTCGCCAGCGTGCTGATGTCCATGGGCATGATGATGCTGCCGCCAGTGGTGATTTCCCTGCCGTTCAAACTGATCTTCTTCGTGCTTGTGGACGGGTGGAGACTGGTCGCCGGAAGCCTGGTGGAAAGCTTCCGACAGGCCTCCGGGGCGGGGTGA
- a CDS encoding flagellar biosynthetic protein FliO, translating to MNFLDLARAIFGLAFTLGLIGLAAWAARRYAPQIMARLSAERGERRMTVVETLVLDPARRLVLVKIDEEERLILLGEGRELIEPRGPGAAS from the coding sequence ATGAACTTCCTCGATCTCGCGCGCGCCATCTTTGGTCTCGCCTTCACTCTCGGCCTGATCGGCCTCGCCGCCTGGGCGGCGCGCCGCTATGCGCCCCAGATCATGGCCAGGTTGAGCGCCGAGCGCGGCGAGCGGCGGATGACTGTGGTCGAGACCCTGGTTCTGGATCCGGCGCGACGGCTGGTCCTGGTCAAGATCGACGAGGAGGAACGGCTGATCCTGCTGGGCGAAGGTCGCGAGCTGATCGAGCCGCGGGGCCCGGGAGCCGCGTCGTGA
- a CDS encoding flagellar basal body protein, whose translation MGVADIPLLGQLKGRMSWLDERQRVVAQNVANSDTPGYVAKDLKVPTDFAAALRNGGGLSMSRTNAAHLTSGTPVPRFTSSASPDSETTLDGNSVVVEEQMLKMAESRMAYDAAISLYQKSMSMMRLAAKVPGR comes from the coding sequence ATGGGCGTCGCCGACATACCTCTTCTGGGCCAGCTCAAGGGCCGAATGTCGTGGCTCGACGAGCGTCAGCGGGTCGTCGCCCAGAACGTCGCCAACTCCGACACCCCCGGCTACGTTGCAAAAGACCTGAAGGTCCCGACCGATTTCGCGGCGGCGCTGCGGAACGGTGGTGGTCTGAGCATGTCGCGGACCAATGCCGCCCACCTGACGAGCGGAACGCCGGTCCCCCGGTTCACCTCATCGGCGTCTCCCGACTCGGAGACGACGCTGGATGGCAACTCGGTCGTGGTCGAGGAGCAGATGCTGAAGATGGCCGAGAGCCGGATGGCCTATGACGCCGCCATCAGTCTGTATCAGAAGTCGATGTCGATGATGCGCCTCGCCGCCAAGGTGCCCGGTAGATGA